A window of Plasmodium brasilianum strain Bolivian I chromosome 8, whole genome shotgun sequence contains these coding sequences:
- a CDS encoding PIR protein, producing MEALLDFVKKLQELLNICMKSVDQKFIVTFVYNIYTDYASIKSKDICNKFMINKYPEYQNAITILYNNAEFDFSNLLSKLKFKTNGNFYGIKSITTKTIDKERCDNSVEYTFRGSLI from the exons ATGGAGGCACTTCTGGACTTTGTAAAAAAGTTGCAAgaacttttaaatatttgtatgaaAAGTGTGGATCAAAAATTTATTGTAACCTTtgtttacaatatatatactg ATTATGCGAGTATTAAAAGTAAAGATATTTGTAATAAGTTTATGATTAATAAATACCCAGAATACCAGAATGCTATcactattttatataacaa TGCTGAGTTTGATTTTAGTAATCTTTTGTCTAAATTGAAATTTAAAACTAATGGAAACTTTTACggaataaaaagtattacaACTAAAACTATTGACAAAGA GAGATGTGACAACAGCGTTGAATACACATTTAGAGGAAGTTTAATCTGA